In Juglans regia cultivar Chandler chromosome 13, Walnut 2.0, whole genome shotgun sequence, the following proteins share a genomic window:
- the LOC108996189 gene encoding uncharacterized protein LOC108996189, translating into MLDIWSWICELSNLDEGDSRNVLELARSGQGQETKIIQLIAERASGSNTDTLMTFTICSHGFDSSNVQMTIWVSDTCPLFSPQPFLPLLLQLLQELISHSPTAHDSTCPRSQLQKLKPDPILWIMESHSLESFSSFFNQVFLMRLFWLCVCDSPSEVGSLYFHSLLAPNIEALSCKHMPVLRTFFIAVGVDVEQCFMRSLGYMITKWLILKELGVGLQTLTPDQNLGFSYATEAHGFWVLKGYAPVLGMKLARYKGHKYRFPVIEAKESVIRYALAHQQLEAVIQFEYSVTFYDGFLQVNTRVDNIRLHVAKLGFNENENVHYAEERHFPSRIRFWVGPEVGATYVAGVSLGRSTNNGEKEMETQKIVKGSFEKSKVQSVKAVARTSTRTRTKNWRWDQDTEGNAAIFDAVLNDDMTGLEAATWKPHSGVTSKSRHGLQNRYAGANRPFTKTGGLVFAGDVYGEGVSWRLSKEMEGSVLKWRIGGQVWLSYLPNEVKSSYFETRCVEWCDEVDLPLIRDKSSL; encoded by the coding sequence ATGTTGGACATTTGGTCCTGGATATGTGAGCTTTCCAACTTAGACGAGGGGGACTCACGCAACGTCCTTGAACTCGCGAGATCCGGACAGGGTCAGGAGACTAAAATTATCCAACTCATAGCCGAGCGCGCCTCCGGGTCCAACACGGACACGCTGATGACCTTCACCATATGCTCACATGGTTTTGATTCTTCTAACGTTCAAATGACCATCTGGGTCTCCGACACTTGCCCCTTATTCTCCCCCCAACCGTTCCTCCCCCTCTTACTCCAGCTGCTCCAGGAACTGATATCCCACTCGCCAACGGCTCACGATAGCACGTGCCCCAGGTCACAACTCCAAAAGCTGAAACCGGACCCCATTTTGTGGATCATGGAATCTCACTCTCTGGAGTCGTTCTCTAGCTTTTTCAACCAAGTCTTCCTCATGCGGCTGTTCTGGCTCTGCGTATGCGACTCCCCTAGCGAGGTTGGCTCGCTTTACTTCCATTCCTTGTTGGCTCCAAACATCGAAGCCTTGTCGTGTAAGCACATGCCAGTTCTGCGAACATTTTTTATCGCAGTCGGTGTGGATGTCGAGCAGTGCTTCATGCGCAGCCTAGGCTACATGATAACAAAATGGTTGATCTTGAAAGAGTTGGGCGTAGGATTGCAAACGTTAACACCAGATCAGAACCTTGGATTTTCTTATGCTACGGAGGCCCATGGGTTTTGGGTACTGAAGGGTTACGCACCGGTGCTGGGAATGAAACTCGCGCGTTATAAAGGTCATAAATATCGGTTTCCTGTTATAGAAGCGAAAGAATCAGTGATAAGATACGCTCTTGCGCACCAGCAATTGGAGGCCGTTATTCAGTTTGAATATTCGGTTACATTCTACGATGGGTTTCTTCAGGTGAACACGCGTGTCGATAACATACGACTCCACGTGGCAAAGCTGGGATTTAATGAAAACGAAAATGTGCATTATGCAGAAGAGAGGCATTTCCCGTCGAGGATTCGGTTTTGGGTCGGTCCGGAAGTTGGGGCAACGTACGTGGCCGGAGTGAGCTTGGGTCGGTCCACGAACAAcggagagaaagaaatggaaacGCAAAAAATAGTGAAGGGtagttttgaaaaatcaaaggtTCAGAGTGTGAAAGCCGTGGCAAGAACATCGACGAGGACGCGGACGAAGAATTGGAGGTGGGACCAAGACACTGAGGGAAACGCAGCAATCTTCGATGCGGTTTTAAACGACGACATGACGGGTCTTGAAGCAGCCACGTGGAAGCCACATAGTGGTGTTACTAGTAAATCGAGGCATGGCCTTCAAAATCGATATGCCGGAGCGAATAGGCCGTTTACGAAAACCGGGGGATTGGTATTTGCGGGGGATGTGTATGGAGAGGGAGTAAGTTGGAGGCTGAGCAAAGAGATGGAAGGGAGTGTGTTGAAGTGGAGGATAGGAGGCCAAGTTTGGCTAAGTTACTTGCCTAATGAGGTAAAGAGTTCATATTTTGAGACGAGGTGCGTGGAGTGGTGTGATGAGGTTGATTTGCCTTTGATTCGCGATAAATCGAGCTTGTAA